aaacaaaTAAAGGGTGAATCAATAATCCCTACGGGTGCTTATAGAAGTATTCTAtatctaattatttttaaaaaatatagatttaaattatttgctttaaaaaatataattaattatatggttaGGTTTGTGATGTCATTCCATATGTTTGTGTTTTTCAaagtttttattattctttattttacaCCATTTCTTCTAATTAATTTTCCattttgtgtttttttctttcttaattatttattttttaaaaaagtatgaGGCTTATATGTGTCATAAGATACGAATGGGAGTTTGTACTATTCAAATtggataaaaattataatttttctaatataagTACTTTATTTATATcccttataaatttaaaatttggctaattaggattttcgcTCTCTGAACTTTGATATGCACTAAATCATGCcctctgaacttttaaggtcgttaaaaatattccatgaactattgagattgttggatttaaaaactcttatctaatttcattcaattttactatttctgcagtgattgtttatgtactaaaccatgcttccCAGACTTTGATAACTATCAAATCGtgtccctcgaactttgacatgtattaaatcatgccccctgaactttcatccatgttagattttttttactaatattggacaaaagtccttaaatccaacaatctcaatagttcaatgAACATTTTTAACATTAAAAGTTCAAAAGgtatgatttgatacatgtcaaagtttagggtaaaaatcctaattagccttaaaaTTTTGAGTAATTATACCGCTGTTTAACTTAGTGtaaataagtttttaaaaaaattgtacagTACATACTCATTACTCTAGTATAGAACAACACCGATATCATCAAATATAGTTAGTGACACTATATTCGTCCTCTATATTAATTACATGACGTAAAATGTACTATACAAACATGAATTTATGTCTCTAAAAACTTGACATGTTAATGCAAAATCATTTACAGATATgagaaaaaattaccaagagtGGACATTTTCGTGTTCACAGCCGACCCAAAAATGGAGCCACCAACATTAGTGATGAACACAATTTTATCCGCGATGTCATATGATTATCCATCGCAAAAGCTTTCGGTTTATCTCTCTGATGATGGTGCTTCCGAGTTCACTTTCTATGCTCTCATGGAAACCTCTAATTTCGCCAAGTTTTGGATACCCTTTACCAAAAAATTCAACATTGAACCAAGAGCACCACATGTctatttttctcaattttcttCTTCCAATGATGATACTGAATTTTCTAAGGAATTTTTGGCTATTAAGGTAATTATTCTTGATCTTATTTTTGCTTAAGAATTAGTTTATACttgtattatttgatttattagtatgcaaataatatttatgttatttacaGAAACTGTATGAAGAAATGAAAAAGAGGATTGAGTCATGTATTGAATTAGGAAAGATTCCTGCAGAAACAAGAAAATTTCATAAAGGATTTGGTGAATggaatttcaacataaaaaaacaTGATCATCACTCCATTGTTCAGGTAAACAAATTTATAATACGAAATAAGAACGTGTGCAACAAACTGTTTCAATTGTGATTTCGATATAAAATTATGCAAATAAATTGGAGTTGCAACTTATCTATGTATCGAAAATACtaaatgtaattataaatagtgattattaaaaataattgctaCCAATAATTTTCTTATAGAATAATAAATAGGTATTTTTCTCTTTGAATTTTCTGAATTATTAGTGTTGATATTAAATATTCCCCCTTCAACTTTGAATTATTAAGACTTTTGTTAGACTTCTCTGAGATAATTAACAATTTTACCCTCGAAACATTACCACTATCATATTTTGCTCTCTAAATATTTACAACTACCACATCGTCCCCCCTCTCCCGAATTTATGTGAAATAAAAGGGGCACGATTTAGCAATATTGAAAACTCGGAGGGCAAAATATGCTAGTAGTCATATTTCGGGaagtaaaattactaattatttaacGAGATTTTCCACATTTCGCTAACTTCAGAATATATGTATTCATTtggttctcttttttttttttcttcagattTTGATAGATGGAAGAGACCCAAGTAGTGTGGACAATGATGGGTATCAATTACCAACATTGGTATACATGTCAAGAGAAAAGAGACCACAATGGCATCACAACTTCAAAGCTGGAGCATTGAATGCTCTTGTAACCTCTTCACATAACAAAACCTCTTTCCCTTTTTTGGATACTTTTTTTCAACAATTTATGCATTGAATTCATCATATTTTTCCAATATGCAGTTAAGGGTATCTTCAGAGATAACAAATGCACCCTTGATTCTCAGCTTAGACTGCGATATGTATTCGAACAATGCTGACACAATTCGAGAAATActatgctttttcatggatgaAACCAGAGGAGATGAACTTGCATTTGTCCAATTTCCACAAAACTATGACAATCTTACTAAGAATGATATGTATGCACATAGTCCTCCTGCTATTAATGATGTGAGTAAGGAGAAAAATCATGATCATAGCGATAACTCGGTGTCTTCTTTTGTTCGAATGAGTACTGATTGTTCGTGTTGTGTTTTAAGGTTGAACTTGCTGGAGTAGGTGGATTTGGTGCAGCTTTGTACTGTGGAACTGGATGTTTTCATAGAAGAGAAAGTATTTGTGGAAGAAAGTATTTCAAGGGTGGAAAATTCGATTGGGATGTTCAACGCGAAAAAAATGCTCATAAGACTATTGAAGATATGGAACAATCAGCAAAAATTGTTGCTAGTTGTAGCTATGAGAAGGGTACTGAATGGGGGAAAGAGGTTAGTGTTCTATCTCATTTGTAGCCGTGTTTTGCAAGAGTTACAGATCAGATTTTCTGTTTTGTTAGATGATAACTCGGgttatgtatttttcaaaatgttaTATAATAATACCCTAGTCATTTGGTCATAACACTCAAGGCCGGCCCTGAACTTTAGTAGGTAACAGATTAAAATTTAGTctttatttaaaaagaaatgtggtattttcaaaatcattaaaatatatacatatttttataaagaAATTTGTTTTGGGGCCCTGGATTAGGTGTGCCTTAGACACAAGTCTAGTATGCTCACAACCGAGCTTGATAACACTTCTAACTCATGGTATTATTatgttcaattttaaaaattacaagTTCCAATTTTTAATTAACTAACATAAGATGCATTTgataagggaaatttacatagtatactaacatttgtcatttatttacaaaaatactgccaagcggtattttttacttttttactgtgttttttttataggtttcatactgcagtatactgtgttaagttttcactggtgttgtactagtgtttttttgttgttctactgttgttttgagttgttctgttttgtgttctattagtgttttataaaaacacagtatttttgaaaacttttccgtgtgacagtatttttgtaaaagttaacccaaatttcaataattttgtaagtttccctttgATAACTTTTGAGAAAATTGTATTAGCCATTCTTTTTAGTCctaataatgatttttttttttttggttacaaTGTCTACGAATGAATACACAGATAGGATTGATATATGGTTGTCCTGTTGAAGACATTGTTACTGGCTTAGCAATCCAATGCAGAGGTTGGAAATCTATTTACTACAATCCGAAGAGGTACGCTTTTGTCGGTGTTGCCCCGACGACATTAGAGTTTGCTCTTGTTCAGTATAAGAGGTGGTCTGAAGGCTTGTCTCAAATATTTTTATCAAAGTATTGCCCATTCATATATGGTCATGGGAAGATTAAGCTCGGCGCCCAAATGGGATACTGTATATATCTTTTATGGGCTCCTCTCTCATTGCCAACGATTTGTTATACCGTTGTTCCTTCACTTTGCCTACTTAATGGTGTTCCTTTGTTCCCTGAGGTATGTATCTTTGTTCACTTATTTCTTTATTGTAGAAAATTAGGGATAACAATTCTAACTAAGATAAATAAACTAAGGTTTCAAACTAGATTTAGATACTAAAAtcatattttgttatttattttaatcacaccaaaaactaaattagtgacaactttgatctaaatattattttttagtgataagtaaatttttattataactaAAAGTCATATCGAGTCACAAAAATTTTGTGCTATCACTAAAgggtaggttttttttttcctatgtaccattttttaacttttttttttcctcaaatttacggtttgggttgctCTAGTTGTTGCTCCGGTGATTTTTATGTAAGTTGCTATGTGGATTTTGATTGCGATTTAAGTTGCTTCGTTGGTTGCTATTTGGATTTATGCAAATGTTAAAAAACTGcttttgaaatgtaaaaataaaaaaatcctttttttttttggtagtgACAATTGagtttttagatttttgattttaaatggttttgtaacgtccccgcttcaagcctccattgggcccttacacccacggactaatggctcttatacacgagttcatcactctggctacttcatggactaatgactgaccctacagaccaacacgagtgttttcagtgtgctttgtcctcactcacacacatcctgggaaaacttcccaggaggtcgcccatccttgaaattactccaggccaagcacgcttaactatggagttctttcgagatgggctaccgaaaaacaagatgcaccttgttgatataggtagtaccaatcaatccatttaagctctctttaactgtgtagtcccatacctacacagtctcagaatcatcccactagaccttccccaggcgatgtgggattgcacggcttaccggtatttccccttacggatcacgggactactgactgtcacaatcacccccccttacggggtccgacgtcctcgtcgaccacacttccggctgggtcaaggctctgataccatttgtaacgtccccgcttcaagcctccattgggcccttacacccacggactaatggctcttatacacgagttcatcactctggctacttcatggactaatgactgaccctacagaccaacacgagtgttttcagtgtgctttgtcctcactcacacacatcctgggaaaacttcccaggaggtcgcccatccttgaaattactccaggccaagcacgcttaactatggagttctttcgagatgggctaccgaaaaacaagatgcaccttgttgatataggtagtaccaatcaatccatttaagctctctttaactgtgtagtcccatacctacacagtctcagaatcatcccactagaccttccccaggcgatgtgggattgcacagcttacccggtatttccccttacggatcacgggactactgactgtcacaggtTTCTTATTTCAACTTTTCTAGACTTGAAATGTTTGAAACCAAGATAAGAAAAAAGGTTTCAAACTCTATTCTTAGGCCTATCATattactaaaagtaaaaaaaaattgtgaataaaataatatgagtAAACCtatgatattattaaaaaatctaTAGCTAAAAAGTTTTAGTTATAAAAATCATAGTTTGTTGTGATTAAGAATACATTTAGtcataagaaaaaattaaattagtgacaactgaTATCTAAATACTTCTTTTGAGCGGTTAGTAACTTTTCATTACCACTAAAAGTGACATCGAAAAATATTATGTTGTCACTAAaatatagtttatttttttggtgACAATCGAGTTCTTTGATTTTCGATTTGAAATGGTTTCTTATTTCAAGTTTTCAAGACTAGAAATGTTAGAGAATACACTACTAAGTTTCAAGTTTAGTGCAGAGATTTGACTCAAAAGAAAAACAACTCCGTTTGCTTCTAATTTTTCAGGTTTCAAGTCCATGGTTCCTCCCTTTCGCTTATTGTTTCATAGCGAAGAGCGTTTACAGTTTATCGGAAGCAATAATCCACGGAAGTACTCTAAAAGCTTGGTGGAACATACAGAAGATGTGGTTGTTTCGAAGAACTAGTGCTTTCTTCATTGCCTTAGTAGACATTATCAAGAGAAAACTTGGTCTATCCGAAACCACATTTGTTTTAACAGACAAAGTTGTGACtgaagatatcttaaataggtATGATGAAGAGGTAATGGAGTTTGGAAGCTCAAACTTAATGTTCAACATATTATCAACATTGGCATTGCTTAACTTGTTCTGTTTAGTTGGTTGGGTCAAAAAGCTTGTGTTCGATTTCGATTCCAAGGCTATAGAACAGATGATTATGCAGGTTTTGCTTTGTGGGATAATCATTGTTGTTAATTTGCCAATTTACAATGCTCTTTTCATTAGAAGAGATAAGGGTTCCATACCAACTTTTGTTATGGTCAAATCTTTTGTTTTAGCTTCAATTTTATGCCTAATTCCTCTGTATTAGAACATTAAGATTTGATAAAACAGCTTCAATTGATTGAGGCctatatgtaaaataaaaacttacacTTGATATTCAATGAGAATGATCATATGCTTTCTTTATTTGTGACCATTTTTTCGGTCCTGATTTAAGGTAGAAAATCAAGTCAAACACAATAACACGACTCGAAATCCACATGAAATTAGAAGGAGAATAAGGGTTGCATACCCCAATTTCGGTTATGCTCAAATGTTTTGTTTTGGCTTCAATTTTATAGTAGGATATAGTTTATTCGTGATCATTTTTCGGTCCAAAATAAAGGCGGCAAATCAAGTAAAAGACAATAACACGACTCGAAATCCACACGAAATTATTGGGTTTTGGTTTTAATTAAACGGGGTTGAGTCATTtttttggtttatgtgttaagACTGAGATTATACTTATAATTAGATGTATATTTTTTGTGagggtatttttattttaaacaacTATGACTCTGACCAAAGACCTAAGAATATACACATATTATAGCTTTAGTCAAAGACCTAACATTCAAGTCCAACTAGTCCAatatttacttaaaaaatattacctAAGTTGAATCTGTTTGATCATTCATAAATAATCTTAGAGCAAAATATTCTATCATCTATTATTTCTCACAATAAACAACAGTAAAATTCCTCAAGAAGTAACAAAAGTTACAATAGGCTCTCAGTCTCCAAATTTTCAATCTTTCTAGAGAGTTGGTCTTAAAAAGATGTATGATACTTAGAATTACATCTTAGGCTTGTCAATGGTGTTGTATATTTTTGTGACATAGTCATAAATCATACCTACTCAATAGCAAAGTCAGTAAAAATTAGAGAATGTGCTAATTACAACTTCTTAGTAATTTTCACACTTGAAATTATATgctggaatattttttttttaaattttttccatAACGGTATTTGTTATAGTTACATTACAGTATatctttgtaaattttttaaaaatccgAATATTTTACAATACCGAAAGCAAAGTTCATGATATTCCAGTTTACGACGCGTGTTCAAAAATCTTCAAACGTATTTTCGGTACTGTAAacactattaaaaaattttcaaaaatttccaGGAATGATGTTGTAAGCATATAACGAACACTGCtacaaaaaaatgaaaaaaatattccgGCATGTATTTTCGAGCACAAAGGTTAACTAAGAAATTGTAATAGGAGGTTGACAGTACCACTCCTCTaaaaattttaacttttttctttcttgaaGTGTTTCatgtagatattttttttttcttgtccacaatcaaacaaaatattttgtCCTCTTTTACTTTCTTAACAGCTTTTTGTAAACATGTCTTCATCTGAATCACATGTTGGCTTAGATATTTCAAGAAATGAGAAGCACTAAAGTGTGGTAGGGTAAGAAAATGATGGTGGGTGGAAGGTGTCTTTAGTTAAACAAAGACCATTCAGAGAAAAAGTTATTGTCCATTGAAGATAATATGTaccttgcttttttttttttttccacacatttaataagaaaataatagcTATAGTTTCTTGGAAACAATCAAAAAGACTTTTCAAAATTGATGAGCTTTTATTTGTTCTCTGTTTCCTCTGTTTTTTGTCATAGTAAGCTTTCAATTTTTTCAAGAAGAGAAATCCATGGAGGCTGCAGCTATTGGTGGAGCTCTTCTCTCTAGTTTTCTTGATGTTTTGTTTAATAGGATGGCTTCTAAGGAAGTTGTTAACTTCTTTAGAGGAAAGAAATTAGTTAGTAAACTAATCAAGAAGTTGAAGACTAGCTTGTTGTCTGCTGCTGTGTTGCTAAATGATGCAGAGGAGAAACAACTCACCGATTCGAATGTGAAGAAGTGGCTTGATGAGCTTAAACAGCTTCTTTATGATGCTGATCATGTTATGGACAAGATCAAGTCTGAAGCTTTGAGAGTTCAGTTGGAGAAAGGCGAAACTGGATCGAGCAAAGCGAGTAAGTTGTTGAGCATTTTCCCAAATGTGTTTAGACAATTTGAGAATAATGTAAGGTTTGAGTTGGAGGAAATTCTTGGTTCTTTGAATAATCTAATACAACAAACTGAGTTTCTTGGTTTGAAAGAAGTTGATCAAAAAAGACCATCATATAGATTGTATTCCCCTTTGGTAGAAGAAAATAGTGTTTTTGGAAGGAATGAAGAGAAAGAAGCTATTGTTAAGTTGTTGTTGTGTGATGATGTTGGTGACACTCGCTATAGGATATCTGTTATTCCTATAGTGGGAATGGGTGGCGTCGGCAAAACTACTCTTGCTCAACTTGTTTACAAGGAGAGGTGTGTTCAAAAACATTTCGACTTGAAAGCATGGGTTACTGTCTCAGAAGAGTTTGATATTTTCAAAATACTAAAGACGATTTTGGAGTCTGTCACCTTAAGGAAATGCGAGATTAGGGATGTACATCAACTTCAACATGAGTTGAGTAAGGCTTTGACGGGGAAGAAATTTCTTTTTGTTCACGATGATGTATGGAATGAGAATTACGAGTTGTGGGACATGTTGAAAAGCTCGTTTGAATCTGGTGCGTATGGAAGTAAGATTATTGTGACTACGCGTAGTAAAGTTGTAGCGTTGAAAATGGGCAATACTCCAATGTATGATCTTCAAACTATgtctgatgatgattgttggcAACTATTTTCAAGACATGCTTTTAACAATCTTGGCTCAAATGTACAAATGGAGTTGGTAGATATTGGCAAGCAAATTGTTAGAAAGTGCAAGGGCCTTCCTTTGGCGGTGAAATCAATCTCAGGTCTTCTGCGATCGGTGTCAAATGTAGAAGAATGGAGAACAATCCTACAAAGTAATGTATGGGAGTTGCAATTTCAAGAAAACCAAAATAACAACATTCTACCAGCTCTATGGTTAAGCTATCACTTTCTACCAAGACACCTAAAGCGATGCTTTGCTTACTTCTCATTAtttcctaaagattatgcatttTACAAGAGTGAAAGGAAGACAATATTCTTATTATGGATGGCTGAAGGTATTTTGCAACCACAAGAGGGAAAAAGAATGGAAGATGTTGGAGAAGAGTACTTGAACGCGTTGATATCAaggtctttctttcaacattcGACTCGGGATGAATCAACTCTCTTCATGCATGACATCACTCATGATTTAGCTATAAGAGTATCTGGTGAGTTTTGTTTTATAGATCACACATTTGAAGATTTCAATAGCCTTACAAGCAAAACTCGCCATTTATCTTACATGAAAGGTTTCGATGATTTGGTGAAACTTGAGGGTTCATTCAAAGCCAAATGTTTGCGCACCTTTCTCTCATTACCATTGTCACATAAAAATCTCTATTCCAAGCCAAGGTTGACACAAAAAGGGGCTTATGAGTGGCTTCTAAATGGAAAAGGGTGTTTGAGAGCACTCTCATTGTCTCAATCTTCTATACTAGAGTTGCCTGATTCAATTGGCAATCTAAAGCATCTAAGGTATTTGGATCTATCAGAAACAAAGATCACAAAACTACCTTGTTCGGTTTGTTCGTTGTACAATTTGCAGACATTGTTGTTGTCAAGTTGCAAAGAGCTTACACAATTACCAACCAACACTTCGAAGTTAATCAACCTGCGTCATCTCATGATTCGCGACACACCTTTGAAAGAGATGCCGCCACAAATGAACAATTTGACCAATCTTCAAGGGCTTAGTGACTTTGTTTTATCGAAAAATGATGGCTCTAGGATCAAAGAGTTAGGAGCATTACAACATCTGCATGGAAGCTTGTGTATTGTTGGATTGGAGAATGTGAGGGATGCAATGGATGCTAAAGAAGCCAACTTAGGAAACAAGAAGCATCTTAGCGAGCTTATTTTGATATGGGACGGCGAAACTGATGATTCCATAAAAGATAGAGAAGTACTTGACGCGCTCCAACCTCATGTAAACTTGAAGAAACTCACAATTGAAGGTTATAGAGGTACAAACTTGCCTAAATGGGTAGCACATCCATCTTATTGTAACTTAGCCAAAATATCTCTTAAAATACTTACTAATTGTTGCTTGTTACCATCATTTAGTCAACTAGTTTCATTAAGAGAGCTTCAAATATATAGATTTGATAGGTTTCTAAGCATAGATGATAAGCCTTCTTCTATTACTTCATTGACTAATCCCTTTCAATGCTTAGTAACCTTAGAGGTGTCTAGAATGAGCAAGTGGGGATGGTCATTTGTTGATGAATGTAGTGTTTTCCCATGTCTTAAAAAGTTCAGTTTAAACAGttgtagaaagttaagtgttgGACTACCTCCTTGTTATCTTCCATCATTGGAAGAAATCACAATAAGAAAATGTCATGACATGGTTCAAGTATTCCCATCATATCCACATATTGATGTTGCATATCCCTCCCTTGACACCCTGCAACTCTCTTCTTGCTCGAGACTAAAATCCTTCTCGAACATGGGATTGCCATCAAGCTTAAAATCATTAGATTTTCGCGACTGCAGTGCTCTCTTTGCCAAACGATTTGATTGGAATCTTCAAGATGCCTCATCACTTGTTAACTTCACACTCTATGGATCGCCTTTCGGGGGAAATTATTATGATGAAGTGGACATAGATTCATTCCCGGAAGAAGGGCTACTTCCATCTACTTTGAGGTACCTCAACATCTCATGTTTTGAGAATCTTAAAGCTCTAAACAACGAAGGCTTTCAACACCTCACCTCATTTCAAGGATTGACTCTTCAAGAATGCTCTCAACTACAATGCTTACCAAATGAAGGCCTTCCTCAAACTCTTACTTCTTTGGAAATCTACAAATGCCCTTTACTAACTCCTAGATGCCAAAGAAGAACAGGGGAAGATTGGTCCAAGATTCAACATGTATCGCTTATTCGAATTGATCGAAAAGAAGTATGacattacaaaatcattttttCCCAAAGGTACTtaaatttttctctttttcatttctaattttacTTCATTTAAGTTAAGAAATTTAAGTACtcaatttcttttctttctttgaaaTCAATATATTTGCAGATCAATGATATGCAACAATGAAGATGAAAACTGAGAATGCTTTAATGGACTCTTAAGTTCAATTAAGAGTGTTTGGTTGGTGAGAAAGTGAGTTTTTTAAGTTGTATTCAACTTTGTGCTTTTGTTACTCAAATATTGTAAACAATGACATAAAAAATGAAAAGCTCAAGGTCTTAATATAAACCAAATTATATgagtttatttaattactatGTGCAATAGAGTTCTTAtcttcaattattattattttttttcttcaagttgtaatttgattttatttacaacaGATATTATTGGCATAATTAATAAGTTCCTCCACTGCAAATGAATATCTGTTATAATTTAATGACCAAACTCAGATTTCTACACATGAATATAACAAagcaaaattagaaaaattaaggTGCCGTtcggtaacacttttgttttttaattttttaatcaaaaaataaaagtaaaatttttgtttttaaaaaatttatttttgaaaaacaaagatgcgttctataaccacttttgtttttcaattttaaaaatagaaaacaaaagtgtgttctgtaaagtttatttttatttttattttttgattttatttaagtcgggtctaggtccgaggttagatttgggttcaagtcaaaagctgggttcagcgccagggccgtggggaggggatttgggttcgggtctggtcgtaatccaaaagattgattaagaaaaataaactgtttaaaaaaatattgaaagtgatttttttttgtttttaaaattttgatttctaattataaaattgaaaagtaaaaacagttttatagaacatgtttttgaaaaatattttcacttttctacttttaaaaacagaaaactgattaaaaaaatgttaccaaacgccacctaaggaAACCaacttatataaatatttgatcCAGGGTTGGGCCTGGGCTAAGGTGGATTAGGCCCGCGCCTAGAGCCCACCCAGCTTAAgagccaaaaaaaatattttttacttaaaa
This Cannabis sativa cultivar Pink pepper isolate KNU-18-1 chromosome 6, ASM2916894v1, whole genome shotgun sequence DNA region includes the following protein-coding sequences:
- the LOC115694846 gene encoding cellulose synthase-like protein E6, whose product is MGKEEREVEELYERREEINKFRLFCLRVFSSSIMVGICFIWYYRIININNINYNYNYRLLGYWIGMFLSELFFGLYWIITQSVRWNFIRFHPFKQRLSLRYEKKLPRVDIFVFTADPKMEPPTLVMNTILSAMSYDYPSQKLSVYLSDDGASEFTFYALMETSNFAKFWIPFTKKFNIEPRAPHVYFSQFSSSNDDTEFSKEFLAIKKLYEEMKKRIESCIELGKIPAETRKFHKGFGEWNFNIKKHDHHSIVQILIDGRDPSSVDNDGYQLPTLVYMSREKRPQWHHNFKAGALNALLRVSSEITNAPLILSLDCDMYSNNADTIREILCFFMDETRGDELAFVQFPQNYDNLTKNDMYAHSPPAINDVELAGVGGFGAALYCGTGCFHRRESICGRKYFKGGKFDWDVQREKNAHKTIEDMEQSAKIVASCSYEKGTEWGKEIGLIYGCPVEDIVTGLAIQCRGWKSIYYNPKRYAFVGVAPTTLEFALVQYKRWSEGLSQIFLSKYCPFIYGHGKIKLGAQMGYCIYLLWAPLSLPTICYTVVPSLCLLNGVPLFPEVSSPWFLPFAYCFIAKSVYSLSEAIIHGSTLKAWWNIQKMWLFRRTSAFFIALVDIIKRKLGLSETTFVLTDKVVTEDILNRYDEEVMEFGSSNLMFNILSTLALLNLFCLVGWVKKLVFDFDSKAIEQMIMQVLLCGIIIVVNLPIYNALFIRRDKGSIPTFVMVKSFVLASILCLIPLY
- the LOC115725483 gene encoding putative disease resistance RPP13-like protein 1 encodes the protein MEAAAIGGALLSSFLDVLFNRMASKEVVNFFRGKKLVSKLIKKLKTSLLSAAVLLNDAEEKQLTDSNVKKWLDELKQLLYDADHVMDKIKSEALRVQLEKGETGSSKASKLLSIFPNVFRQFENNVRFELEEILGSLNNLIQQTEFLGLKEVDQKRPSYRLYSPLVEENSVFGRNEEKEAIVKLLLCDDVGDTRYRISVIPIVGMGGVGKTTLAQLVYKERCVQKHFDLKAWVTVSEEFDIFKILKTILESVTLRKCEIRDVHQLQHELSKALTGKKFLFVHDDVWNENYELWDMLKSSFESGAYGSKIIVTTRSKVVALKMGNTPMYDLQTMSDDDCWQLFSRHAFNNLGSNVQMELVDIGKQIVRKCKGLPLAVKSISGLLRSVSNVEEWRTILQSNVWELQFQENQNNNILPALWLSYHFLPRHLKRCFAYFSLFPKDYAFYKSERKTIFLLWMAEGILQPQEGKRMEDVGEEYLNALISRSFFQHSTRDESTLFMHDITHDLAIRVSGEFCFIDHTFEDFNSLTSKTRHLSYMKGFDDLVKLEGSFKAKCLRTFLSLPLSHKNLYSKPRLTQKGAYEWLLNGKGCLRALSLSQSSILELPDSIGNLKHLRYLDLSETKITKLPCSVCSLYNLQTLLLSSCKELTQLPTNTSKLINLRHLMIRDTPLKEMPPQMNNLTNLQGLSDFVLSKNDGSRIKELGALQHLHGSLCIVGLENVRDAMDAKEANLGNKKHLSELILIWDGETDDSIKDREVLDALQPHVNLKKLTIEGYRGTNLPKWVAHPSYCNLAKISLKILTNCCLLPSFSQLVSLRELQIYRFDRFLSIDDKPSSITSLTNPFQCLVTLEVSRMSKWGWSFVDECSVFPCLKKFSLNSCRKLSVGLPPCYLPSLEEITIRKCHDMVQVFPSYPHIDVAYPSLDTLQLSSCSRLKSFSNMGLPSSLKSLDFRDCSALFAKRFDWNLQDASSLVNFTLYGSPFGGNYYDEVDIDSFPEEGLLPSTLRYLNISCFENLKALNNEGFQHLTSFQGLTLQECSQLQCLPNEGLPQTLTSLEIYKCPLLTPRCQRRTGEDWSKIQHVSLIRIDRKEV